From Panicum hallii strain FIL2 chromosome 2, PHallii_v3.1, whole genome shotgun sequence, a single genomic window includes:
- the LOC112881850 gene encoding triacylglycerol lipase 1 isoform X1, which yields MVGPGGALAAAPRHHHHRLLLLMLCFLAGGARASPATDALRHAFPRAAAGGLCQQLLLPQGYPCTEHTVQTDDGFLLSVQHIPHGKNRVADNAGPPVFLQHGLFQGGDTWFINSNEQSLGYILADNGFDVWIGNVRGTRWSKGHSTLSVHDKLFWDWSWQDLAEYDLLAMLSYVYTVAQSKILYVGHSQGTIMGLAAFTNPEIVKMISSAALLCPISYLDHVSASFVLRAVAMHLDQMLITMGIHQLNFRSEMGVQILDSLCDAERLDCDNMLSSITGQNCCFNSSRIDYYLEYEPHPSSTKNLRHLFQMIRKGTFAKYDYGWVGNLARYGQLHPPPIHLSSIPESLPLWMGYGGLDALADVTDVEHTIKQLRSTPELLYIGDYGHIDFIMSVSAKDDVYVDLMRFLRDQQGVHSSY from the exons ATGGTGGGCCCAGGAGGAGCGCTCGCCGCGGCCCCGCGCCACCACCatcaccgcctcctcctcctcatgctctgcttcctcGCAGGGggcgcccgcgcctccccaGCCACAGATGCGCTGCGCCACGCCTtcccgcgcgctgccgccggcggcctctgccagcagctgctcctgcCGCAGGGTTACCCATGCACCGAGCACACT GTTCAAACAGATGATGGCTTCCTTTTGTCTGTTCAACATATTCCACATGGCAAAAATAGAGTAGCAGATAATGCTGGACCTCCAGTTTTTCTTCAGCATGGTCTTTTTCAG GGTGGAGACACGTGGTTCATAAACTCCAACGAACAGTCGCTTGGATATATCCTTGCTGATAACGGTTTTGATGTTTGGATTGGAAATGTCCGTGGTACACGTTGGAGTAAAGGCCATTCTACTCTCTCTGTACATGACAAG CTTTTCTGGGATTGGAGTTGGCAAGACCTTGCTGAATATGATCTTCTGGCAATGCTAAGCTATGTATATACAGTGGCACAGTCTAAAATTTTATACGTGGGACATTCACAG GGAACTATTATGGGTCTGGCTGCATTTACAAATCCTGAAATAGTAAAGATGATTAGCTCTGCTGCACTTCTTTGCCCCATTTCTTACCTTGATCACGTCAGTGCTAGTTTTGTTCTTAGAGCAGTTGCCATGCATCTTGACCAG ATGCTTATTACTATGGGTATCCATCAGTTGAACTTCCGGAG CGAAATGGGTGTACAAATATTAGATTCTTTGTGCGATGCTGAACGTTTGGACTGCGACAATATGTTATCTTCAATAACAG GTCAAAACTGTTGCTTCAATTCATCACGGATTGACTATTATTTGGAGTATGaaccccatccatcatcaaCAAAAAATCTGCGTCATCTTTTCCAGA TGATTAGGAAAGGCACATTTGCAAAATACGACTATGGATGGGTTGGTAACCTAGCGCGCTATGGCCAGCTGCACCCTCCCCCAATCCATCTAAGCAGCATTCCAGAATCACTGCCATTATGGATGGGATATGGAGGTCTTGATGCACTGGCCGATGTCACAGATGTTGAACACACCATCAAACAATTGAGGTCCACGCCAGAACTGTTGTACATTGGTGACTATGGTCACATTGATTTCATCATGAGCGTGAGTGCAAAAGACGATGTTTATGTCGACTTAATGAGGTTTCTCAGGGACCAGCAAGGAGTGCACAGCAGCTATTAG
- the LOC112881850 gene encoding triacylglycerol lipase 1 isoform X2 yields the protein MRCATPSRALPPAASASSCSCRRVTHAPSTLYVQTDDGFLLSVQHIPHGKNRVADNAGPPVFLQHGLFQGGDTWFINSNEQSLGYILADNGFDVWIGNVRGTRWSKGHSTLSVHDKLFWDWSWQDLAEYDLLAMLSYVYTVAQSKILYVGHSQGTIMGLAAFTNPEIVKMISSAALLCPISYLDHVSASFVLRAVAMHLDQMLITMGIHQLNFRSEMGVQILDSLCDAERLDCDNMLSSITGQNCCFNSSRIDYYLEYEPHPSSTKNLRHLFQMIRKGTFAKYDYGWVGNLARYGQLHPPPIHLSSIPESLPLWMGYGGLDALADVTDVEHTIKQLRSTPELLYIGDYGHIDFIMSVSAKDDVYVDLMRFLRDQQGVHSSY from the exons ATGCGCTGCGCCACGCCTtcccgcgcgctgccgccggcggcctctgccagcagctgctcctgcCGCAGGGTTACCCATGCACCGAGCACACTGTAC GTTCAAACAGATGATGGCTTCCTTTTGTCTGTTCAACATATTCCACATGGCAAAAATAGAGTAGCAGATAATGCTGGACCTCCAGTTTTTCTTCAGCATGGTCTTTTTCAG GGTGGAGACACGTGGTTCATAAACTCCAACGAACAGTCGCTTGGATATATCCTTGCTGATAACGGTTTTGATGTTTGGATTGGAAATGTCCGTGGTACACGTTGGAGTAAAGGCCATTCTACTCTCTCTGTACATGACAAG CTTTTCTGGGATTGGAGTTGGCAAGACCTTGCTGAATATGATCTTCTGGCAATGCTAAGCTATGTATATACAGTGGCACAGTCTAAAATTTTATACGTGGGACATTCACAG GGAACTATTATGGGTCTGGCTGCATTTACAAATCCTGAAATAGTAAAGATGATTAGCTCTGCTGCACTTCTTTGCCCCATTTCTTACCTTGATCACGTCAGTGCTAGTTTTGTTCTTAGAGCAGTTGCCATGCATCTTGACCAG ATGCTTATTACTATGGGTATCCATCAGTTGAACTTCCGGAG CGAAATGGGTGTACAAATATTAGATTCTTTGTGCGATGCTGAACGTTTGGACTGCGACAATATGTTATCTTCAATAACAG GTCAAAACTGTTGCTTCAATTCATCACGGATTGACTATTATTTGGAGTATGaaccccatccatcatcaaCAAAAAATCTGCGTCATCTTTTCCAGA TGATTAGGAAAGGCACATTTGCAAAATACGACTATGGATGGGTTGGTAACCTAGCGCGCTATGGCCAGCTGCACCCTCCCCCAATCCATCTAAGCAGCATTCCAGAATCACTGCCATTATGGATGGGATATGGAGGTCTTGATGCACTGGCCGATGTCACAGATGTTGAACACACCATCAAACAATTGAGGTCCACGCCAGAACTGTTGTACATTGGTGACTATGGTCACATTGATTTCATCATGAGCGTGAGTGCAAAAGACGATGTTTATGTCGACTTAATGAGGTTTCTCAGGGACCAGCAAGGAGTGCACAGCAGCTATTAG